From the Deltaproteobacteria bacterium genome, the window GGGGCGACGATGCCCACGCACGAGGTCCTGAACCAGCCGCCGCCGCTCCAGGGCTACGACCTCTTCGCCGCGGATCGCGTCCTGGCGGAGGGCCTCGGGCGCGAGGGGGCGGGGTGGGCCGAAGAGCGGGTGCGGACGCTCGGCCGGCTGGCGGGGGGGGAGGCGCTCCGCTGGGGGTTCGAGGCGAACACGCACCCGCCCGTGCTCCGCACCCACGACCGCTACGGCCACCGTATCGACGAGGTCGAGTTCCACCCCGCCTGGCACGAGCTCCTGCGCCTCGCCGTCGGCCACGAGCTGCACGCGCTCCCGTGGCGTGACCCGCGCCCCGGCGCGCACGTGGCGCGCGCCGCGCTCTTCTTCGTCCTGGCGCAGGTGGAGGCGGGGCACGGCTGCCCCATCTCGATGACGTACTCGGCGATCCCCGCGCTCCGCGCGGAGCCCGAGCTCGCCGCCGAGTGGCAGCCGCGCTTCACCTCGACCGCCTACGACCCGCGCTTCATCCCGGCCGCCGAGAAGACGGGCGCCCTCTGCGGCATGGCGATGACCGAGAAACAGGGCGGCTCCGACGTGCGCGCCAACACGACGCGCGCCGTCGCCCTCCGCGGCCGCGGCCCCGGGGCCGAGTACGAGCTGACGGGCCACAAGTGGTTCTGCTCGGCGCCGATGTGCGACGCCTTCCTCGTCCTCGCGCAGGCGGAGAAGGGGCTCTCGTGCTTCCTCCTGCCGCGCTTCCTCCCCGACGGGACGCGGAATCGCTTCCACCTCCAGCGGCTCAAGGACAAGCTCGGCAACCGCTCCAACGCCTCGAGCGAGGTCGAGTTCGACCGGGCCTGGGCGCGGATGGTGGGCGAGGAGGGCCGCGGCGTGCCCACCATCATCGAGATGGTGAACCACACCCGCCTCGACTGCGTGATCGGCTCCGCGGCCGCGATGCGCCAGGCGGTGGCGCAGGCCACGCATCACTGCGCGTACCGCGCCGCCTTCGGGAAGCTGCTCGCCGACCAGCCGCTCATGCGGAACGTGCTCGCGGATCTCGCGCTCGAGTCCGAGGCGGCGACCACCGCGATGCTCCGCCTGGCGCGCGCCTACGATCAGGGCCCCGCAGATGAGACCCAGCGGCTCTTCGCGCGCCTCGCCACCGCGGTCGTCAAGTACTGGGTCTGCAAGCGCGGGCCGATGCTGGTCGCCGAGGCGCTCGAGTGCCTGGGCGGCAACGGCTACGTCGAGGAGTCGATGATGCCGCGCCTCTACCGCGAGGCGCCGCTGCTCTCAATCTGGGAGGGCTCCGGGAACGTCATGTGTCTGGACGTCCTGCGCGCGATGGCGCGCGGGCCGGAGGTGGGGGAGGCCTTCTTCGCCGAGGTGGACCTCGCCCGCGGCGCGGATCGCCGGCTCGACGCCTTCGTCGGCCGCGTGCGCGCGGAGCTCGGCGACTTCGGAGCGGTCGAGATGCGGGCCAGGCGCGTCGTCGAGCACATGGCGCTCGCGCTCCAGGGGTCGCTCCTCGTGAGGCACGGCGACCCGGCGGTGGCCGAGGCGTTCCTGGCCTCGCGTCTCACGGACGACCACGGGCTCGCCTTCGGGACGCTGCCCGCGAGCGTCGACTTCGGGCGCATCATCGAGCGGGCGCAGCCGCGGCTCGCGGCCGCGTGAAGGGAGCCGGGCGATGGCGGACAGGATCTCCAGGGCGGTGCTGATCACGGGCTGCTCGACCGGGATCGGGCGGGCCACGGCCGAGCATCTCGCGGCACGCGGCTGGACCGTCTACGCGACCGCGCGGCGGCCGGAGTCGATCCGCGACCTGTCCACCAGGGGCTGCAAGACGATCGCCCTCGACGTGTGCGACGAGGTCTCGATGCGCGCCGCGGTCGAGACGGTCGAGCGCGCCGAGGGTGCGGTCGGCGTGCTGGTCAACAATGCCGGGTACGGCCAGGAGGGCGCCTTCGAGGAGGTCCCGATGGCCGAGGTGCGCCGCCAGTTCGAGACCAACGTCTTCGGCCTGATCCGTCTCACCCAGCTCGTCCTCCCGGGCATGCGCCGCCAGGGCTGGGGCCGGGTCGTGAACCTCTCCTCGATGGGCGGGCGGCTCACGCTCCCGGGCGGCGCCTTCTACCACGCCACCAAGTACG encodes:
- a CDS encoding isovaleryl-CoA dehydrogenase; translation: MPTHEVLNQPPPLQGYDLFAADRVLAEGLGREGAGWAEERVRTLGRLAGGEALRWGFEANTHPPVLRTHDRYGHRIDEVEFHPAWHELLRLAVGHELHALPWRDPRPGAHVARAALFFVLAQVEAGHGCPISMTYSAIPALRAEPELAAEWQPRFTSTAYDPRFIPAAEKTGALCGMAMTEKQGGSDVRANTTRAVALRGRGPGAEYELTGHKWFCSAPMCDAFLVLAQAEKGLSCFLLPRFLPDGTRNRFHLQRLKDKLGNRSNASSEVEFDRAWARMVGEEGRGVPTIIEMVNHTRLDCVIGSAAAMRQAVAQATHHCAYRAAFGKLLADQPLMRNVLADLALESEAATTAMLRLARAYDQGPADETQRLFARLATAVVKYWVCKRGPMLVAEALECLGGNGYVEESMMPRLYREAPLLSIWEGSGNVMCLDVLRAMARGPEVGEAFFAEVDLARGADRRLDAFVGRVRAELGDFGAVEMRARRVVEHMALALQGSLLVRHGDPAVAEAFLASRLTDDHGLAFGTLPASVDFGRIIERAQPRLAAA
- a CDS encoding SDR family NAD(P)-dependent oxidoreductase codes for the protein MADRISRAVLITGCSTGIGRATAEHLAARGWTVYATARRPESIRDLSTRGCKTIALDVCDEVSMRAAVETVERAEGAVGVLVNNAGYGQEGAFEEVPMAEVRRQFETNVFGLIRLTQLVLPGMRRQGWGRVVNLSSMGGRLTLPGGAFYHATKYAVEALSDALRFEARPFGIDVVVIEPGPIKTRFGDTAIESVRSLGASGSPYAAFNAVLAQKIKEAYEGPMGRFAAGPEAVARVIEKAIAAERPRTRYPVTFAARLLMGVRRWLPDRAFDGFLRTQFPVSVR